GAGTATTTAGTATGTATGAAACCAGTAGCATatgaaatatgacaaaaacaacataacGGACGAGTACAGCTCCTTGGATAAGATGCACTCTGCTGCAACAACAAATCACGGCTCTGCTAATCATCATGCTTATTTAAATCTAAGTTGATACTAGCTATACTAGTTAGTTAGTTTGCTTACATTCCAGTTATTCAGGATAATTTAAAAACGCTCCTCCGGCTTCGCCCAGGGCTTCAAACTCAAAGGCTGTAACGACAcgtttgtttgatttattcacAACTGAACTGGCTTCGCTCTTATTTCAGAGTAAAGTGCTGAGAAACATTTCCGTCGGGCGTGAGCACCCAGTGGGATCTGTCGGCTAAAACCAGAGATTCACACTTTGTCCTTTACCGATCCGttatgcaaaaacaaaagacgTGTAAGAGGTCGGCCATTTGTGTGTTGATCGCCATTCAGCTTAATCATCGTCTCAGTAtcattgtatttgtgtttgagtTGTGTGCTCTGATTCTCTCTTTTGTCTGTCATTAACAAGCGGCTCAGCAAATCAAAATGGATAAAGtctctgcaaaaagcagcgctGATCCTTTACGGCGCCAAGAAGTGCTTCAGATTGTAGGGCTGCAAATGCAGAAGCCCAAAAACCAAAGATGCTTGATGTTTTTCCAGAATCAGCACTGCTGCTGTCAGACACTTTACACATGCCAGCCTCACTTCTCAACCTTCAAAGTCGTTCTGTCTTATCAGTCTGTGACTGATAATGTCAGGCTGTGGTTATACTTGTCATTTAAGGGCTTCTTTTAACTTGTGAGCTccatttgaaataatttctctGGTCTCCTCTGTCATTTAAGAGTTAACGTTAAATAATTAGGGCTagaatggacattaaactctgTGAAATATGTTCTTTTAAATGACAAGTTAAACCATACGTCAGTTCTGTTCCTGTCCGGGGAGATATTTCCTGTTTGACTCTTTAttttaagaatatttttatAGTGTTTTTATTCACTTAGGAGTCTCAAATgccctgtcttcttcttcttcagtaaATCAAGCACTATCATGCGACCAAAGGTCCCGCCTCCACTTCCTCCCAAGGTACGACAAACTAGACGAGTCTCTCCACCAATCAATGAATTTATAGcccagaataataataaataaaatcatcaccTCCATCTTTCCTCAGCCCAAGTCCATCTGCACGTCtcagcagcagcaaaaacacGACGACAGCCAATCACACAGCGAGGATGACGCCGGAGGAGGAGGGACCATCAAACGCTGCCCGGTCCCGCAGACGTCGAGCCCCGCCAAGCCCTCCTCTAACGTCCCCCCGCGGCCCCCGCCCCCGAAGCTGCCGCCCCACCGCCGCAGCAGCTTAGGTAATGAGAGCCCCAATCGCACGGATATTGAGAACTCTGGcccagaggatgatgggagtTTTAGGCATTTCTGGGAGTGGCTCCACACGCCTCACAcggaagaggagctggaggaggcgtGGGAGGTGCTGAAGGAGGTGAAagaggagcaggaaaaagaggaggaacaggaagagagTAAGAGCAGCTACTGGTAGTGTCCGCAGACCCCCCCGTCGTCCCGTTGGAATTATTGTGTCCCAGTCCCCCTGGTCTGATTCCTTTGTCCCATCAGTCCCTCAGTAACAGCCCTTCAAACCTTCTGTTTGTTCCGtccatctgctgctgctcagtttacgtgtttgtcagtttttgtgacgtctgattggtcgactgATCCAATCAGCTTAAAGCTTGTAGTTTCTTATCattccaccccccacctcctggGAGGAAGAAGAACGAGGAGAAAACATTGTCCTGATTTCTCTGAACCCGGGCGTCAACGGCGACACGATGACGTCAGTCATTCTGGGCGCTAGCTCTGTTAGCATTCCTGTTTCTCCTTTAAAGGCCTGAAGTACTAGAAAAAGATGTTGTTTCTCtgcttttttgttatttgtttcaCTTTAAATGTAAGTTCTAAAAACAACTTTAGtgattcagttttatttgacaCACATCAACcataaaaaatgtgtcaatgtagTTAACTTTAagccttttttgttgttttttaatttttagattttttttttttaactggaacAGAAGCACCAAACAAGTGAAGGAATTCAGTTATCAGAAAATACCCAGCATTTTTGATTCAACCCTTCATTCAAACTGGATAATTTCCACTGCCTTTGTCGtgctaaaaatatatttatttcatatatttgaCTTTCACTAAAGggacattttaaaatactgcGTCATAACTTATCAATTAAAGGTTGTTTTGATTATGTTTTATGTATGAGTAAACACAAtttgatatgatttttttcatccatATATAATTGTGTTTATTATAATTTAACTGCCGTAAACGTGGTGAATGATTGATCACCTTCTGTGCTCAAGACTCTATTTGATCCTCTGTGTTCTTCCTGCcagcctcctccctccttccctccctctttctgctccCGGTAGTTTGTCTCTGCTTTAATTCTTCTCTGTGTCTCCAGTCATCACATTTCCCTCGTTTAAACTGACTAATTGTCTGACAAAAcatctctttctccctccactctctgtttctctgtcacaCGTGTCTCCTCTGTTGTAGGCAATGGGCTGAGCTCTCAACATAGTAAAGACAGGGAGGGGCCGGGAGACAGACAGTTCACGATGCCCCCCAGTGTCCCAATACGGAAAGACAAGAAGGACGTTCCAGTAAGGAGACTTTGTCATacagaagagtttcagtcaGTGCAGAAACGTGTTTTCAAAGTTTTGGGaagaagtaataaataaaatcagtggTGGGGAaacactgattttatttattacggCTTTTACAGTTGAACTGAATCTAACAGGTTGAGTTTTATTCTCACAGatgtttcaaagtaaaagctttTTTATGAAGTGAATCATCATAAGATGCTGAGCTAAACACCCACAGTCTCCTACTGACTGCCCTACACCAATGAGATAATACAGATCTATGTAAATGTACCATCAACTTCTGCGTGTTCATCTGTCTGTTCCAGAAACCCATCAGTAATGGCCTCCCTCCTACACCCAAAGTCCACGTAAGTATCAGCCTCTCTAAGGAGCACATTTATTATTGTGGGGGATGTTGGACAGAGAAAAGcatatattgtttttaatcacatgtATGACATCCCAATAGAGTCTTAATTCAACCAACACACCTAAAGATCAGCCGATAATATGCAGAGTACATTTTCCTTTGCGTTTATTTGTCCCCTCCACCCGTCCGCAGATGGGTGCGTGTTTCTCCAAGGTGTTCAACGGCTGCCCCTTGAAGATCCATTGCGCCACTTCCTGGATCAATCCCGACACCAGAGGTAACCAACAGGAAACCGCAGACATTATTCAGTATCATCTTACCGGTTTGATGAACCGACTTGAACAACCGTGTCGTTGTTAAATATCTCGTGTTACAGACCAGTATTTGATATTCGGCGCTGAAGAGGGAATCTACACGTTAAACCTCAACGAGCTGCACGAGACGTCGATGGAGCAGGTGAGACGATGAACACgcactttaaaaagaaaaaaaaaatcaaacattgtgAAAAGGATGTAATTCATCCTTTTGACGTTGTTTACCTCTGACTTGTATGTCTGCAGCTTTTTCCACGGCGGTGTACGTGGCTGTATGTCATGAACAACTGTCTCCTCTCCATATCTGGTGAGCGTTACGACTCTGCTGATCGATCGCTAACAATCCACGTCCGAAGTCTGGGTTTAGTCATGATATATTTTGATCCTGTTTCATTCTGCCGCAGGAAAAGCCTCTCAGCTCTACTCCCACAGTCTGAGCGGTTTGTTCGAACAGGCCAGGCAGTTGCAGAAGTTACCAGTAGCCATTCCCACACACAAACTGCCCGATAAGATGATTCCAAGGTAACTGTaagcaggaaacagaggagtGGAGTCAGTATTTGGGAGGAGGGGGGATAGATATTCTAATTATCGCCCTATAATAACAGTATTTCAACCGAAGCTTGTTTTTAGTCAGATGTGTTATTAAAAGAGCACAACGATCAGATCTGTCccacatgatgctgatgtgtgtgtgttttacaggaaGTTTGCTGTGTCCAATAAGATTCCAGACACAAAAGGGTGCCAAAAGTGCTGCGTAGGTGAGTCTTAGCGTGATAGTTAGTGCGTGTAATATTTAGTGTGTAACTGCGTGTTTCCCGTCTCTGGAATGCTGGAagtctttcaaaaaaaatcaaaaaaatcacagatAAGCGGTTTTGCTTCCATGCAGTTCGGAACCCCTACACGGGCCACAAGTACCTGTGTGGAGCCTTCCAGTCCAGCGTGATGCTGCTGGAGTGGGTGGAGTCTATGCAGAAGTTCATGCTCATCAAGGTCAGCTCCTGTTCTTCCAAACATCTCcaactttaaaaacatttgacgCAGCAGACGGCGCTGAGGCTTCCCTTTTTCCTCCTCGGCTCCTCAGAACATCGACTTCCCTCTGCCGTGTCCGTTGGAGGTTTTTGAGATGTTGGTGGTCCCGGAGGAGATCTACCCTCTGATATGTGTGGCGGTCAGCAAAGGAACCGAACTGAACCAGGTGGTCCGGTTCGGCACCGTCAACCCAAACACGGCCTCGTCCTGGTTTACAGAATCAGGTCAGAACAGAACTGGCTCTAAGATTGATTGTGGATGTTGAGATCGTGCTCCTAAATGCCCctcccctcgtcttcctccatgcagacacGCCTCAGACGTGCGTGATACACGTCACGCAGCTGGAGAGGGACACGATCCTGGTCTGCCTGGACAGTGAGTCGGGTTCTAAAGCTTTTTGGTTCCCAGCATTTCACCAAACTGAGTCTGCTCTCgtctcttccttcctctctgtgCAGGATGTATCAAGATCGTGAACCTCCAGGGAAGATTAAAATCCAGCAGAAAGCTGTCGGCCGAGCTCACCTTCAACTTCCAGATCGAGGCCACAGGTAAACATGAAGAAATGTCAGACGATGTGAAGCCAGGAGCTGAAACAATAGTTCatacaaaattacatttcaaattttttaattgaaaattcgGAGTAATAATCCGTCCTGTTGttaatcttgatttttttttttttttgtaatgcagTTTGTCTCCAAGACAGCGTGTTGGCTTTCTGGAGGCACGGCATGCAGGGGCGGAGTTTCAAGACCAATGAGGTGGGATCTCCACTCTGATAGAAACACGcacacttacagtattttctgcgctataaggcacactggactataagatgCACTTTCaatgaaaactgttttcatatataaggcgcactggattataaggcacactgttggtttttgagaaaatgaatggctttaggtgcagaaaatactgtaaatttgaGTTCATTAGCAATGACTGAAATATGTAGCCGTATTTATTGATAGGAATTGACTTAAATCAGGGATAATTCTGTGCTTTAGTCAAGGAAAATGTCAATGGGTAATGTTGAATCAGCTGCTGATGGTTGTGACGTGTTTGACGTgaagaaagagggaggaaacaAGAATGGAAGAAAGATGAAAGGATGGAGAAAGAGGGTTGAAAAAGGGAGGAAACAAAGATGAAAGAGGGAGGGAATGGAAGAAAATTAGGAAATGGATGGCAGAGGGAGGAAGCAGGTAGGAAACGAGGATGATGTTTCCTGTATGTTTCATCACTTTATCATCTCTTTTCTCCGTTTCTCCACGCTGTGAAtttttaactgattttttttttccccccctaaAATTTGACTTTCTCATTTGTTCTTCAGATCACTCAAGAGA
This is a stretch of genomic DNA from Antennarius striatus isolate MH-2024 chromosome 11, ASM4005453v1, whole genome shotgun sequence. It encodes these proteins:
- the LOC137604239 gene encoding mitogen-activated protein kinase kinase kinase kinase 3-like isoform X2 gives rise to the protein MMNSSVDLSRRNPQEDFELIQRIGSGTYGDVYKARNVNTGELAAIKVIKLEPGEDFAVVQQEIIMMKDCKHSNIVAYFGSYLRRDKLWISMEYCGGGSLQDLYHVTGPLSESQIAYMSRETLQGLYYLHNKGKMHRDIKGANILLTDNGYVKLADFGVSAQITATLAKRKSFIGTPYWMAPEVAAVERKGGYNQLCDIWAVGITAIELAELQPPMFDLHPMRALFLMTKSNFQPPKLKDKLKWTNNFHHFVKLSLTKNPKKRPTAEKLLQHPFVSQPLSRTLAIELLDKSNNPDHSTFNDFDDDDPEPEFKYRGYFLPISPGARRAPRFAARRKSPVSVPHRIRSTSRSAREEKTLSEINFGQVKFDPPLRKETEPHHEPDLQLEYGHDSPSLLGGNKSLLKSVEEELQQRGHVAHLGDDEDEDDADDDETHTHKSSTIMRPKVPPPLPPKPKSICTSQQQQKHDDSQSHSEDDAGGGGTIKRCPVPQTSSPAKPSSNVPPRPPPPKLPPHRRSSLGNESPNRTDIENSGPEDDGSFRHFWEWLHTPHTEEELEEAWEVLKEVKEEQEKEEEQEESNGLSSQHSKDREGPGDRQFTMPPSVPIRKDKKDVPKPISNGLPPTPKVHMGACFSKVFNGCPLKIHCATSWINPDTRDQYLIFGAEEGIYTLNLNELHETSMEQLFPRRCTWLYVMNNCLLSISGKASQLYSHSLSGLFEQARQLQKLPVAIPTHKLPDKMIPRKFAVSNKIPDTKGCQKCCVVRNPYTGHKYLCGAFQSSVMLLEWVESMQKFMLIKNIDFPLPCPLEVFEMLVVPEEIYPLICVAVSKGTELNQVVRFGTVNPNTASSWFTESDTPQTCVIHVTQLERDTILVCLDRCIKIVNLQGRLKSSRKLSAELTFNFQIEATVCLQDSVLAFWRHGMQGRSFKTNEITQEISDSTRIFRLLGSDRVVVLESRPTDNPTAHSNLYILAGHENSY
- the LOC137604239 gene encoding mitogen-activated protein kinase kinase kinase kinase 3-like isoform X1 — translated: MMNSSVDLSRRNPQEDFELIQRIGSGTYGDVYKARNVNTGELAAIKVIKLEPGEDFAVVQQEIIMMKDCKHSNIVAYFGSYLRRDKLWISMEYCGGGSLQDLYHVTGPLSESQIAYMSRETLQGLYYLHNKGKMHRDIKGANILLTDNGYVKLADFGVSAQITATLAKRKSFIGTPYWMAPEVAAVERKGGYNQLCDIWAVGITAIELAELQPPMFDLHPMRALFLMTKSNFQPPKLKDKLKWTNNFHHFVKLSLTKNPKKRPTAEKLLQHPFVSQPLSRTLAIELLDKSNNPDHSTFNDFDDDDPEPEFKYRGYFLPISPGARRAPRFAARRKSPVSVPHRIRSTSRSAREEKTLSEINFGQVKFDPPLRKETEPHHEPCDSEPYLDCVEELYYTARSNLDLQLEYGHDSPSLLGGNKSLLKSVEEELQQRGHVAHLGDDEDEDDADDDETHTHKSSTIMRPKVPPPLPPKPKSICTSQQQQKHDDSQSHSEDDAGGGGTIKRCPVPQTSSPAKPSSNVPPRPPPPKLPPHRRSSLGNESPNRTDIENSGPEDDGSFRHFWEWLHTPHTEEELEEAWEVLKEVKEEQEKEEEQEESNGLSSQHSKDREGPGDRQFTMPPSVPIRKDKKDVPKPISNGLPPTPKVHMGACFSKVFNGCPLKIHCATSWINPDTRDQYLIFGAEEGIYTLNLNELHETSMEQLFPRRCTWLYVMNNCLLSISGKASQLYSHSLSGLFEQARQLQKLPVAIPTHKLPDKMIPRKFAVSNKIPDTKGCQKCCVVRNPYTGHKYLCGAFQSSVMLLEWVESMQKFMLIKNIDFPLPCPLEVFEMLVVPEEIYPLICVAVSKGTELNQVVRFGTVNPNTASSWFTESDTPQTCVIHVTQLERDTILVCLDRCIKIVNLQGRLKSSRKLSAELTFNFQIEATVCLQDSVLAFWRHGMQGRSFKTNEITQEISDSTRIFRLLGSDRVVVLESRPTDNPTAHSNLYILAGHENSY
- the LOC137604239 gene encoding mitogen-activated protein kinase kinase kinase kinase 3-like isoform X4 — encoded protein: MMNSSVDLSRRNPQEDFELIQRIGSGTYGDVYKARNVNTGELAAIKVIKLEPGEDFAVVQQEIIMMKDCKHSNIVAYFGSYLRRDKLWISMEYCGGGSLQDLYHVTGPLSESQIAYMSRETLQGLYYLHNKGKMHRDIKGANILLTDNGYVKLADFGVSAQITATLAKRKSFIGTPYWMAPEVAAVERKGGYNQLCDIWAVGITAIELAELQPPMFDLHPMRALFLMTKSNFQPPKLKDKLKWTNNFHHFVKLSLTKNPKKRPTAEKLLQHPFVSQPLSRTLAIELLDKSNNPDHSTFNDFDDDDPEPEFKYRGYFLPISPGARRAPRFAARRKSPVSVPHRIRSTSRSAREEKTLSEINFGQVKFDPPLRKETEPHHEPDLQLEYGHDSPSLLGGNKSLLKSVEEELQQSKSSTIMRPKVPPPLPPKPKSICTSQQQQKHDDSQSHSEDDAGGGGTIKRCPVPQTSSPAKPSSNVPPRPPPPKLPPHRRSSLGNESPNRTDIENSGPEDDGSFRHFWEWLHTPHTEEELEEAWEVLKEVKEEQEKEEEQEESNGLSSQHSKDREGPGDRQFTMPPSVPIRKDKKDVPKPISNGLPPTPKVHMGACFSKVFNGCPLKIHCATSWINPDTRDQYLIFGAEEGIYTLNLNELHETSMEQLFPRRCTWLYVMNNCLLSISGKASQLYSHSLSGLFEQARQLQKLPVAIPTHKLPDKMIPRKFAVSNKIPDTKGCQKCCVVRNPYTGHKYLCGAFQSSVMLLEWVESMQKFMLIKNIDFPLPCPLEVFEMLVVPEEIYPLICVAVSKGTELNQVVRFGTVNPNTASSWFTESDTPQTCVIHVTQLERDTILVCLDRCIKIVNLQGRLKSSRKLSAELTFNFQIEATVCLQDSVLAFWRHGMQGRSFKTNEITQEISDSTRIFRLLGSDRVVVLESRPTDNPTAHSNLYILAGHENSY
- the LOC137604239 gene encoding mitogen-activated protein kinase kinase kinase kinase 3-like isoform X3; protein product: MMNSSVDLSRRNPQEDFELIQRIGSGTYGDVYKARNVNTGELAAIKVIKLEPGEDFAVVQQEIIMMKDCKHSNIVAYFGSYLRRDKLWISMEYCGGGSLQDLYHVTGPLSESQIAYMSRETLQGLYYLHNKGKMHRDIKGANILLTDNGYVKLADFGVSAQITATLAKRKSFIGTPYWMAPEVAAVERKGGYNQLCDIWAVGITAIELAELQPPMFDLHPMRALFLMTKSNFQPPKLKDKLKWTNNFHHFVKLSLTKNPKKRPTAEKLLQHPFVSQPLSRTLAIELLDKSNNPDHSTFNDFDDDDPEPESPVSVPHRIRSTSRSAREEKTLSEINFGQVKFDPPLRKETEPHHEPCDSEPYLDCVEELYYTARSNLDLQLEYGHDSPSLLGGNKSLLKSVEEELQQRGHVAHLGDDEDEDDADDDETHTHKSSTIMRPKVPPPLPPKPKSICTSQQQQKHDDSQSHSEDDAGGGGTIKRCPVPQTSSPAKPSSNVPPRPPPPKLPPHRRSSLGNESPNRTDIENSGPEDDGSFRHFWEWLHTPHTEEELEEAWEVLKEVKEEQEKEEEQEESNGLSSQHSKDREGPGDRQFTMPPSVPIRKDKKDVPKPISNGLPPTPKVHMGACFSKVFNGCPLKIHCATSWINPDTRDQYLIFGAEEGIYTLNLNELHETSMEQLFPRRCTWLYVMNNCLLSISGKASQLYSHSLSGLFEQARQLQKLPVAIPTHKLPDKMIPRKFAVSNKIPDTKGCQKCCVVRNPYTGHKYLCGAFQSSVMLLEWVESMQKFMLIKNIDFPLPCPLEVFEMLVVPEEIYPLICVAVSKGTELNQVVRFGTVNPNTASSWFTESDTPQTCVIHVTQLERDTILVCLDRCIKIVNLQGRLKSSRKLSAELTFNFQIEATVCLQDSVLAFWRHGMQGRSFKTNEITQEISDSTRIFRLLGSDRVVVLESRPTDNPTAHSNLYILAGHENSY
- the LOC137604239 gene encoding mitogen-activated protein kinase kinase kinase kinase 3-like isoform X5, translating into MMNSSVDLSRRNPQEDFELIQRIGSGTYGDVYKARNVNTGELAAIKVIKLEPGEDFAVVQQEIIMMKDCKHSNIVAYFGSYLRRDKLWISMEYCGGGSLQDLYHVTGPLSESQIAYMSRETLQGLYYLHNKGKMHRDIKGANILLTDNGYVKLADFGVSAQITATLAKRKSFIGTPYWMAPEVAAVERKGGYNQLCDIWAVGITAIELAELQPPMFDLHPMRALFLMTKSNFQPPKLKDKLKWTNNFHHFVKLSLTKNPKKRPTAEKLLQHPFVSQPLSRTLAIELLDKSNNPDHSTFNDFDDDDPEPESPVSVPHRIRSTSRSAREEKTLSEINFGQVKFDPPLRKETEPHHEPDLQLEYGHDSPSLLGGNKSLLKSVEEELQQRGHVAHLGDDEDEDDADDDETHTHKSSTIMRPKVPPPLPPKPKSICTSQQQQKHDDSQSHSEDDAGGGGTIKRCPVPQTSSPAKPSSNVPPRPPPPKLPPHRRSSLGNESPNRTDIENSGPEDDGSFRHFWEWLHTPHTEEELEEAWEVLKEVKEEQEKEEEQEESNGLSSQHSKDREGPGDRQFTMPPSVPIRKDKKDVPKPISNGLPPTPKVHMGACFSKVFNGCPLKIHCATSWINPDTRDQYLIFGAEEGIYTLNLNELHETSMEQLFPRRCTWLYVMNNCLLSISGKASQLYSHSLSGLFEQARQLQKLPVAIPTHKLPDKMIPRKFAVSNKIPDTKGCQKCCVVRNPYTGHKYLCGAFQSSVMLLEWVESMQKFMLIKNIDFPLPCPLEVFEMLVVPEEIYPLICVAVSKGTELNQVVRFGTVNPNTASSWFTESDTPQTCVIHVTQLERDTILVCLDRCIKIVNLQGRLKSSRKLSAELTFNFQIEATVCLQDSVLAFWRHGMQGRSFKTNEITQEISDSTRIFRLLGSDRVVVLESRPTDNPTAHSNLYILAGHENSY